The following proteins are co-located in the Vigna angularis cultivar LongXiaoDou No.4 chromosome 2, ASM1680809v1, whole genome shotgun sequence genome:
- the LOC108327684 gene encoding pentatricopeptide repeat-containing protein At2g22410, mitochondrial, with protein MVNPNLKTDPSTIYNLLKSYALSPSTILKAHHLFQQIHRPTLSFWNLMIRGWSISDQPIEAIRLYNLMYGQGLLGNNLTYPFLFKACARVPHVSRGTTLHGRVLKLGFEPHLFVSNALIHMYGSCGHLDFARKVFDEMPERDLVSWNSLICGYGQCKKFREVLGVFEAMRVADVKGDAVTMVKVVLACSFLSEWSVADAMVDYIEENKVEMDVYLGNTLIDMYGRRGLVHLAHGVFDRMERRNLVSWNTMIMGYGKVRNLVAARELFDTMPQRDVISWTSMITGYSQASRFTEAVRLFKEMMEAKVKPDEITVASVLSACAHIGSLDVGEAVHDYIRKYDVKTDVYVGNALIDMYCKCGVVGKALEVFKEMTKRDSVSWTSIISGFAVNGFADSALDYFSRMLKESVWPSHGAFVGVLLACAHAGLVDKGLEYFESMGEVYGLKPEMKHYGCVVDLLSRSGNLQRAYEFINEMPVTPDVVVWRILLSASQVHGNVHLAEIATKKLLELDPSNSGNQSWNMPGFIRNAEQNCVRVLK; from the exons ATGGTGAACCCAAATCTCAAAACAGACCCTTCCACCATTTACAATCTTCTCAAATCCTACGCACTTTCCCCCTCAACCATCCTCAAAGCCCACCACCTCTTCCAACAAATCCACCGACCCACCTTGTCATTTTGGAACCTCATGATCCGTGGCTGGTCCATCAGTGACCAACCCATTGAAGCAATTCGCTTGTACAACCTCATGTACGGTCAAGGCCTGTTGGGTAACAACCTTACTTACCCTTTTCTCTTCAAGGCCTGTGCTCGAGTCCCTCATGTTTCTCGCGGTACAACGCTTCATGGCCGCGTTTTGAAACTTGGGTTTGAACCCCATCTCTTTGTTTCCAACGCCCTGATTCATATGTATGGTTCTTGTGGTCATCTGGATTTTGCTcggaaggtgtttgatgaaatgcctgaGAGGGACTTGGTTTCTTGGAATTCGTTGATTTGTGGGTATGGTCAGTGTAAGAAGTTCAGGGAGGTGTTGGGTGTTTTCGAAGCAATGCGGGTGGCTGATGTGAAGGGTGATGCTGTGACGATGGTGAAGGTTGTTCTTGCATGCTCTTTTTTGAGTGAGTGGAGTGTTGCTGATGCGATGGTTGACTACATTGAGGAAAATAAAGTGGAAATGGATGTTTACTTGGGAAATACCCTGATTGACATGTATGGACGGCGCGGTTTGGTGCACCTGGCTCATGGAGTTTTTGATCGGATGGAACGGAGAAATTTAGTTTCATGGAACACCATGATTATGGGTTATGGGAAAGTAAGAAACTTGGTTGCTGCGCGGGAGTTGTTTGACACTATGCCGCAGAGAGATGTGATCTCATGGACCTCTATGATCACGGGTTACTCTCAAGCAAGCCGGTTTACGGAGGCAGTGAGGCTCTTCAAGGAAATGATGGAAGCTAAGGTCAAACCGGATGAAATAACGGTTGCCAGTGTGCTTTCTGCATGTGCTCATATTGGTTCACTTGATGTTGGGGAGGCTGTTCATGACTACATACGGAAATATGATGTGAAAACTGATGTTTATGTTGGAAATGCCTTGATAGATATGTACTGCAAATGTGGTGTAGTTGGGAAAGCATTGGAAGTATTTAAAGAAATGACGAAGAGGGACTCAGTGTCATGGACTTCGATCATTTCAGGCTTTGCAGTTAATGGCTTTGCAGATTCAGCACTTGATTATTTTTCACGGATGTTGAAGGAAAGTGTTTGGCCATCTCATGGTGCCTTTGTTGGAGTATTGCTAGCCTGTGCTCATGCTGGATTGGTTGACAAAGGATTGGAATATTTTGAAAGTATGGGAGAAGTTTATGGACTGAAACCAGAAATGAAACATTATGGATGTGTTGTGGATCTTCTTAGTCGCTCTGGAAATTTACAAAGGGCATATGAATTCATAAACGAGATGCCTGTGACTCCAGATGTGGTAGTGTGGAGGATATTGTTGAGCGCTTCTCAGGTTCATGGAAATGTTCACTTGGCCGAGATTGCCACAAAGAAGCTTCTTGAACTGGATCCTTCTAATAGTG GCAATCAATCATGGAACATGCCGGGGTTTATTCGAAATGCAGAACAGAATTGTGTTCGTGTTCTCAAATGA